The following is a genomic window from Hyphomicrobiales bacterium.
AGGAGAACAAGCCCTTCGTCGATGCGGGGGTGATGGCCTTGGTCCTTGAACGTGATCTAGCCATCGCTGCCGCCATCGAAGCCCTCGCGGAGAAGAAGCCATGAGTATATGGCGTAAGTTCATGTGTCGCATAGGACGCCATAAGAGTTTTGACGTAATTCAGAGGTTCGGAGCCGCGACACATATTGGTTGCCCGTACTGCGGGGTACAGTTTGGTATGCATGACGAATTACGCGCGTGTATTCCATGGGACCATGACTTGCGCAATATGTATGAGAGGTTTGGTCACGATGTAAGCGGGCCGCTGGCAAAGTGGCATGCTTACAGAAAGCAGTCAGGATACACATCATGACCAACACAGACAAAGAGCGCGCTGATTTTGAGGCGTGGTTCCGAGTGGCGTATCCTGAGAGAACACCCGCTCATTACTACTTGGCTAGGTACTATTTTGGTGAATACGCACGAGCATACACCGCTCATGCGTACAAAGGCTATATTGCCGGTCGCGAGGCGGAACGCGCCGAGGCTGTGACGGATGAAAAGCCCGCCGCCTACCTGCATCAGCACGCTACAGGCGGCCCCTGTCTAAGCTTTCTGCCTTCGGATGCTCACGAGCAGGAGCAAGGATGGATCGATACGCCGCTATATCCTCGCGAGGCCAAGCCCGAGCCGTCGCCGGACGCAGACCACCTCCACATTTTCTATACCAACTACCGTGGTGAAAGCGGCGAGCGACGGATCATCCCGATTAGCGTCCGGTGGGGATCGACCGAATGGCATCCCAGGCCGCAATGGCTGTTGCGGGCGATGGATGTAGATAAAGGCGAGGAGCGAGAGTTCGCTATGTCGGATATCGGCGGGCCATCCGAGCCGTCGCCGGATGTGGAGGCGACATGCCGTGTTGCCAAGATTTTAGAGCGTTGCGGGTTCACCTCCGTCGATATGGACGATATCGCATCTGAAATTGTCGCCACCCTCAGCAAGCCGGAGGGGAAGTGATGCCGCGCATCCTCAAGTTTGAACTGCCTATAAGCCCTGGATCGCACGGGCTTTCGCTACCAAAAGTCATCGTCCCCCGTTTGATCGATGTCCAAGAAGGCCGCCCATATTTGTGGGCGGAATGTGATGGCGTGGATTACGCAAAGGTCGTTAGTGTCGCCTATACGGGGCACGATCGGCCGGGTGGGAACTACATCGGCACAGCACTGCTAGATGAGGGGCGCTATGTCCTTCACTACTATCTTGAGGGCTTCGCATGACCGCGCCCGGATACCGGCTGGTGCCGGAAGAACCCACTCAGGAGATGATCGACATAGGCATGGATCACACCGCTGACCCGTGCTGGCCGGATAGGCTTGTCAAGGCATACAAGGCCATGCTCGCCGCCGCGCCCCAGCCCGAACCGCCTGCGGATCTCGTGGAGAGGGCGGATAAAGCGTGGATCAACTGGGCAACGGGGCGAGGCACCACGCCGGTAGGCCCGGAGTTTCTCGCCGCCTTCGCGCAGGAACATGCGGCGGTAGAGAACAAGCGCATACGAGACGACGCCTTAGCAGCCTTGATGGATGCAGAGCATGATCTTGGCGAGGCACGCCTTGATCTGGCGGCAGAGAAAGCCCGCGCCGATAAGGCGGAGAAGGCGCTCACGGATATCGTAGAGCAGGACGTTATCGAGATCGCGCTTGACCCTGGATGGCCTCAGCGTATCGCTGCCGCCGCCATCCGCGCCCGCAAAGGAGGTGGGGATGAGTGAGGGTCTGCGAACGGATCAGGACTACATGGACGCAGCAGCCGCATGGCGATCCCATAAAACAACTTATCATCGTTCGCGGGACATCGCCTACGAGCTTGGGTTTCGCTCCGATACCGAAATTGGACAGGCAGCCATAAAAATAATCGAACTTCGGCTCGCTAGCATCCTTGCGTCGGAGACAAAGAGGAAGCCCAACCCATGACTAAGACGCTGGTAGAGAGGTTGCGGGAGCGTTCCCCGCAGATAGACCTAAACGAAGGCGATGGCGGTCTCATGGGGGAAGCCGCCGACCGCATCGAGAAGCTGGAAGCGGCGTTGAGGCCGTTTGCGGACATCGCCGATCTGCTCGACGCAGAGACGGAAGGCGTGTCCGACACCGACGAGATGAATCTCTATTTCTACGATTACCTAGCCGGTCGTTATGAGGCTGGTGACTTCCGCACCGCCCGCGCCGCCCTCAATGGAGAGTGAGATGGCGAATATCGACTACAAGCTTGTCTATGAAGCAAAGGCGCCGCTCGATCGCTTGCTCCAGGCACGGCGAAGCGCAGCTTCTGCCGCTCTCGCGGCGGACGAGGCCCTGGTGAATTGGAAGAAATCCGTGGCCAAACTTTGCGGATGTGCCCTCGACGAGCTGCAATTCTCAAACGTCGCCTGTTTAGCCAACGGGATGATCCACCACGTGTATCGAGGAAAGGGTCAACAGAGCGTCGGAAAATACGTCTGCGTTTTCTGTGGTTGTGATGATGCTTAGCACTGCCCCTCACCCCATCCCCGCTTCCTCGGCCGCCTCAATGAAGGCCGAACGAGCCAAGTCGATGGTCTTTGGGGTCTTGGCTTTCAACGCC
Proteins encoded in this region:
- a CDS encoding hypothetical protein (Evidence 5 : Unknown function) — its product is MTNTDKERADFEAWFRVAYPERTPAHYYLARYYFGEYARAYTAHAYKGYIAGREAERAEAVTDEKPAAYLHQHATGGPCLSFLPSDAHEQEQGWIDTPLYPREAKPEPSPDADHLHIFYTNYRGESGERRIIPISVRWGSTEWHPRPQWLLRAMDVDKGEEREFAMSDIGGPSEPSPDVEATCRVAKILERCGFTSVDMDDIASEIVATLSKPEGK
- a CDS encoding hypothetical protein (Evidence 5 : Unknown function); protein product: MPRILKFELPISPGSHGLSLPKVIVPRLIDVQEGRPYLWAECDGVDYAKVVSVAYTGHDRPGGNYIGTALLDEGRYVLHYYLEGFA
- a CDS encoding hypothetical protein (Evidence 5 : Unknown function), with the translated sequence MTAPGYRLVPEEPTQEMIDIGMDHTADPCWPDRLVKAYKAMLAAAPQPEPPADLVERADKAWINWATGRGTTPVGPEFLAAFAQEHAAVENKRIRDDALAALMDAEHDLGEARLDLAAEKARADKAEKALTDIVEQDVIEIALDPGWPQRIAAAAIRARKGGGDE
- a CDS encoding hypothetical protein (Evidence 5 : Unknown function) gives rise to the protein MSEGLRTDQDYMDAAAAWRSHKTTYHRSRDIAYELGFRSDTEIGQAAIKIIELRLASILASETKRKPNP
- a CDS encoding hypothetical protein (Evidence 5 : Unknown function) translates to MTKTLVERLRERSPQIDLNEGDGGLMGEAADRIEKLEAALRPFADIADLLDAETEGVSDTDEMNLYFYDYLAGRYEAGDFRTARAALNGE
- a CDS encoding hypothetical protein (Evidence 5 : Unknown function), with the translated sequence MANIDYKLVYEAKAPLDRLLQARRSAASAALAADEALVNWKKSVAKLCGCALDELQFSNVACLANGMIHHVYRGKGQQSVGKYVCVFCGCDDA
- a CDS encoding hypothetical protein (Evidence 5 : Unknown function) is translated as MEEWPNPGDTCDARLFAMEACYAALKAKTPKTIDLARSAFIEAAEEAGMG